In Asanoa sp. WMMD1127, one genomic interval encodes:
- a CDS encoding glycoside hydrolase N-terminal domain-containing protein yields the protein MSDLTRRRVLQLGAAGAGAAALPWLARPRPASAAPVAVRAVNDLALWYDESAGTDWLRALPLGNGRLGAMVFGNVDVERLQLNEDTVWAGGPYDSSNTRGAAALPEIRRLVFANQWGQAQSLVDQAMLGRPAGQLAYQTVGNLRLTFPSGGGVSDYSRHLDLTTATTAVSYLQNGVRINREAFASAPDQVIAVRLTADRAGAVTFSARFDSPQRTTVSSPDGATIGIDGVTGDMEGVTGRVRFLALARAVVTGGSASSSGGTLTVTNATSVTLLISIGTSYVNHANVSGDYQGIARRHLDAAQARTWDQLRSRHVADYQALFGRTTLDLGRTAAADQPTDVRISQHAGTNDPQFSALLFQYGRYLLISSSRPGTQPANLQGIWNDSLAPAWDSKYTINANLPMNYWPADTTNLAECFEPVFRMISDLTVTGARTAQVQYGAGGWVTHHNTDGWRGSSVVDGALWGMWQTGGAWLATLIWDHYRFTDDLDFLRQYYPALKGAAQFFLDTLVPEPTLGYLVTNPSNSPELAHHSGVSVCAGPTMDNQILRDLFNACAQASQVLGVDADFRTRVLATRDRLPPMRVGARGNIMEWLYDWTEPETNHRHVSHLYGLHPSNQITKRGTPSLFNAARRTLELRGDDGTGWSLAWKINYWARMEEGGRAHDLLRLLVTPARLAPNMFDLHPPFQIDGNFGATSGIAEMLLQSHAGELHVLPALPAAWPTGSVQGLRGRGGYTVGITWTAGQATEVLIRADRAGTVNVRGRVFTGAFQVTSDGAAVPVTRPEGDVIAIPVLAGRTYRVTAAAQPPVSGTAVLYPDVNYAGAGAALAVGDYPAAQLRAAGIGPRATSSLRVTAGYQVVGYANDNLTGTSWTFPTDNADLRTTGNNDAIASARVTFAPSRYVRLVNVTNGLVVDSGGAVTSGANLVLWASNSSTNTQWQLVELGSGYYRIVNRANGMVVDGWGATANGSPARQAAWNGGANQQWQLVHLGDGRFRIANRTTGLALDSGGNVASGSTLKQWPWDGSTNLQWRVTFV from the coding sequence ATGTCTGACCTGACCCGGAGGCGAGTGCTGCAGCTCGGCGCGGCCGGCGCCGGCGCCGCGGCGCTGCCCTGGCTCGCTCGGCCCCGCCCCGCGTCCGCCGCGCCCGTCGCGGTCCGCGCGGTCAACGACCTGGCCCTCTGGTACGACGAGAGCGCCGGCACCGACTGGCTGCGGGCCCTGCCGCTCGGCAACGGGCGCCTCGGCGCGATGGTGTTCGGCAACGTCGACGTCGAGCGGCTGCAGCTCAACGAGGACACGGTCTGGGCCGGCGGGCCCTACGACTCCAGCAACACGCGGGGCGCCGCGGCGCTGCCGGAGATCCGGCGGCTGGTGTTCGCCAACCAGTGGGGCCAGGCGCAGAGCCTCGTCGACCAGGCCATGCTCGGCCGGCCGGCGGGGCAGCTGGCCTACCAGACCGTGGGCAACCTGCGGCTGACGTTCCCCAGCGGAGGCGGGGTCTCGGACTACTCCCGCCACCTGGACCTGACGACGGCGACCACCGCGGTGTCGTACCTCCAGAACGGTGTCCGGATCAACCGCGAGGCCTTCGCCAGCGCGCCGGACCAGGTGATCGCCGTGCGGCTGACCGCGGACCGGGCCGGCGCCGTCACGTTCTCGGCGCGGTTCGACAGCCCGCAGCGCACCACGGTGTCCAGTCCGGACGGTGCGACGATCGGCATCGACGGCGTCACCGGCGACATGGAGGGCGTCACCGGCCGGGTCCGCTTCCTGGCGTTGGCTCGCGCCGTCGTCACCGGCGGCAGCGCCAGCAGCTCCGGGGGCACGCTCACGGTCACCAACGCCACCAGCGTGACGCTGCTGATCTCCATCGGCACCAGCTACGTGAACCACGCCAACGTGAGCGGTGACTACCAGGGCATCGCGCGGCGACACCTCGACGCCGCCCAGGCCCGCACCTGGGACCAGCTGCGCAGCCGACACGTCGCCGACTACCAGGCTCTCTTCGGCCGGACGACGCTCGACCTGGGCCGCACGGCCGCGGCCGACCAGCCGACCGACGTGCGCATCTCGCAGCACGCCGGCACGAACGACCCCCAGTTCTCGGCGCTGCTGTTCCAGTACGGCCGTTATCTACTGATCTCGTCGTCGCGGCCCGGCACCCAGCCGGCCAACCTGCAGGGCATCTGGAACGACTCGCTGGCGCCCGCGTGGGACTCGAAATACACGATCAACGCCAACCTGCCGATGAACTACTGGCCGGCGGACACGACGAACCTGGCCGAGTGCTTCGAGCCGGTGTTCCGGATGATCAGCGACCTGACGGTGACGGGCGCCCGCACGGCCCAGGTCCAGTACGGCGCCGGCGGGTGGGTGACCCACCACAACACCGACGGCTGGCGCGGCAGCTCGGTCGTCGACGGCGCGCTGTGGGGCATGTGGCAGACCGGTGGCGCCTGGCTCGCCACGCTGATCTGGGACCACTACCGCTTCACCGACGACCTCGACTTCCTGCGCCAGTACTATCCCGCCCTCAAGGGCGCGGCCCAGTTCTTCCTCGACACGCTGGTGCCCGAGCCGACACTCGGTTACCTGGTGACCAACCCGTCGAACTCGCCGGAGCTGGCGCACCACTCCGGCGTCAGCGTCTGCGCCGGCCCCACCATGGACAACCAGATCCTGCGGGACCTGTTCAACGCCTGCGCCCAGGCCAGCCAGGTGCTCGGTGTGGACGCCGACTTCCGGACCAGGGTCCTGGCGACCCGCGACCGGCTGCCGCCCATGCGGGTCGGCGCCCGCGGCAACATCATGGAGTGGCTCTACGACTGGACCGAGCCGGAGACGAACCACCGGCACGTCTCACACCTCTACGGGCTGCACCCCAGCAACCAGATCACCAAGCGCGGCACGCCGTCGCTGTTCAACGCCGCGCGACGCACGCTCGAGCTGCGCGGTGACGACGGCACCGGCTGGTCCCTCGCCTGGAAGATCAACTACTGGGCCCGGATGGAGGAAGGCGGCCGCGCGCACGACCTCCTCCGCCTGCTGGTCACCCCGGCCCGGCTCGCGCCCAACATGTTCGACCTGCACCCGCCGTTCCAGATCGACGGCAACTTCGGCGCCACGTCGGGCATCGCCGAGATGCTGCTGCAGAGCCACGCCGGCGAGCTGCACGTGTTGCCGGCGCTGCCGGCCGCCTGGCCGACCGGCAGCGTGCAGGGGCTCCGTGGCCGCGGTGGCTACACCGTGGGCATCACCTGGACCGCCGGCCAGGCGACCGAGGTCCTCATCCGGGCCGACCGCGCCGGCACCGTCAACGTCCGCGGCCGGGTCTTCACCGGCGCGTTCCAGGTCACCTCCGACGGCGCGGCCGTTCCGGTCACCCGACCGGAGGGCGACGTCATCGCCATTCCGGTTCTGGCCGGCCGGACCTACCGGGTGACCGCGGCGGCCCAGCCGCCCGTCTCGGGGACCGCGGTGCTCTACCCCGACGTGAACTACGCGGGCGCCGGGGCGGCGCTCGCGGTCGGCGACTACCCGGCCGCACAGCTGCGGGCCGCCGGCATCGGGCCGCGAGCGACCTCATCGCTGCGGGTGACAGCCGGGTACCAGGTCGTCGGCTACGCCAACGACAACCTCACCGGCACCAGCTGGACCTTTCCGACGGACAACGCCGACCTGCGGACCACCGGCAACAACGACGCGATCGCCTCGGCGCGGGTCACGTTCGCCCCGTCCCGCTACGTGCGGCTCGTCAACGTCACCAACGGCCTGGTGGTCGACAGCGGTGGCGCCGTGACGTCGGGAGCGAACCTGGTGCTGTGGGCCTCGAACTCCAGCACCAACACGCAGTGGCAGCTGGTCGAGCTGGGCAGCGGCTACTACCGCATCGTCAACCGGGCCAACGGCATGGTCGTCGACGGGTGGGGCGCCACCGCGAATGGATCGCCCGCCCGCCAGGCGGCCTGGAACGGCGGCGCCAACCAGCAATGGCAGCTCGTCCACCTCGGCGACGGCCGCTTCCGGATCGCCAACCGGACCACCGGCCTGGCCCTCGACAGCGGCGGCAACGTCGCGTCCGGGTCGACGCTGAAACAGTGGCCCTGGGACGGCAGCACCAATCTGCAATGGAGGGTGACCTTTGTCTAG
- a CDS encoding beta-L-arabinofuranosidase domain-containing protein, whose translation MPALPISRRRMLQAAGATATVAVTGTGLTDAGPAAAATLPPARADIGVAAYPFDLGQVRLTSGRLLDNQNRTLNYLRAVNVDRLLYNFRANHRLSTNGAAPNGGWDAPSFPFRSHVQGHFLTAWAHAYAVLGDTVCRDKAAYLVAELARCQANNGAAGFATGYLSGFPESDFTALEARTLSNGNVPYYCVHKTLAGLLDVWRHTGNTQARTVLLALAGWVDTRTARLSSSAMQAMLGTEFGGMNEVLADIYQQTGDARWLSVAQRFDHAAVFNPLAAGQDQLNGLHANTQVPKWVGAAREFKATGTTRYRDIATNAWNITVGAHTYAIGGNSQAEHFRAPNAIAGYLTNDTCEQCNTYNMLKLTRELWLLTPDRVAYVDYYERALLNHLVGAQNPADANGHITYFTPLRPGGRRGVGPAWGGGTWSTDYNSFWCCQGTGLETNTKLMDSIYFHNGSTLTVNLFVPSVLTWSQRGVVVTQNTSYPVSDTTTLSLSGTMSGSWSIRIRIPGWTSGATVTVNGALQNVATTPGTYATVTRTWAAGDTIVVRLPMRVTMLAANDNPSVAAATYGPVVLCGNYGNSALTALPALVPSSIARTGTGSLAFTATANGSTVNLGPFQDAHGFNYTVYWNVGGGAGSHRLLNAGTGLVLGVQNMSTADGGRAVQWGDTGTADHNWVVVPDGDAVKLRNVHSGKVLGVENMSTADNARVLQWADNGTADHRWQLLANGDGTYRIRNVNSGKLLGILNGSTAWGAEAVQESDNGTADNRWRLLANS comes from the coding sequence GTGCCAGCTCTGCCGATCAGCCGGCGTCGGATGCTGCAGGCGGCGGGCGCGACCGCGACCGTCGCCGTGACCGGCACCGGCCTGACCGACGCCGGTCCGGCCGCGGCGGCCACGCTCCCGCCCGCGCGGGCGGACATCGGTGTCGCGGCGTACCCGTTCGACCTTGGCCAGGTGCGGCTCACGTCCGGGCGCCTGCTGGACAACCAGAACCGCACGCTGAACTACCTGCGCGCCGTCAACGTGGACCGGTTGCTCTACAACTTCCGCGCCAACCACCGCCTGTCCACCAACGGCGCCGCTCCCAACGGCGGCTGGGACGCGCCCAGCTTCCCGTTCCGCAGCCACGTGCAGGGTCACTTCCTGACCGCCTGGGCGCACGCCTACGCGGTGCTCGGTGACACCGTCTGCCGGGACAAGGCCGCCTACCTGGTCGCCGAGCTGGCCCGGTGCCAGGCCAACAACGGAGCCGCCGGGTTCGCCACCGGATACCTGTCCGGCTTCCCGGAGTCCGACTTCACCGCGCTGGAGGCCCGGACGCTGTCGAACGGCAACGTGCCCTACTACTGCGTGCACAAGACGCTCGCCGGGCTGCTCGACGTCTGGCGCCACACCGGCAACACGCAGGCGCGGACCGTGCTCCTGGCGCTGGCCGGCTGGGTCGACACCCGCACCGCCCGGTTGAGCTCCAGCGCGATGCAGGCCATGCTCGGCACGGAGTTCGGCGGCATGAACGAGGTGCTCGCCGACATCTACCAGCAGACCGGCGACGCGCGGTGGCTGTCGGTGGCACAGCGGTTCGACCACGCGGCGGTGTTCAACCCACTGGCGGCGGGCCAGGACCAGCTCAACGGCCTGCACGCCAACACGCAGGTGCCCAAGTGGGTGGGCGCGGCCCGCGAGTTCAAGGCGACCGGGACCACGCGCTACCGCGACATCGCCACCAACGCCTGGAACATCACCGTTGGGGCGCACACGTACGCCATCGGCGGCAACAGCCAGGCCGAGCACTTCCGCGCGCCGAACGCCATCGCCGGGTACCTGACCAACGACACCTGCGAGCAGTGCAACACCTACAACATGCTCAAGCTGACGCGCGAGCTGTGGCTGCTCACCCCCGACCGCGTGGCCTACGTCGACTACTACGAGCGGGCCCTGCTCAACCACCTCGTCGGGGCCCAGAACCCCGCCGACGCCAACGGTCACATCACCTACTTCACCCCGCTGCGCCCGGGCGGACGTCGCGGTGTCGGGCCGGCGTGGGGCGGCGGGACCTGGAGCACCGACTACAACTCGTTCTGGTGCTGCCAGGGCACCGGTCTGGAGACCAACACGAAGCTGATGGACTCCATCTATTTCCACAACGGCAGCACGCTGACGGTGAACCTGTTCGTGCCGTCGGTGCTGACCTGGTCGCAACGGGGCGTGGTCGTCACCCAGAACACCAGCTACCCGGTCAGCGACACCACCACGCTGAGCTTGTCGGGCACGATGAGCGGCTCGTGGAGCATCCGGATCCGGATCCCCGGGTGGACGAGTGGCGCGACCGTCACGGTCAACGGCGCCCTCCAGAACGTCGCCACCACGCCGGGCACCTACGCCACCGTGACCCGCACCTGGGCCGCCGGGGACACGATCGTCGTGCGGCTGCCGATGCGGGTGACGATGCTCGCGGCCAACGACAACCCGAGCGTCGCGGCGGCGACCTACGGGCCGGTCGTCCTGTGCGGCAACTACGGCAACAGCGCCCTGACCGCCCTGCCCGCGCTGGTCCCCTCCTCCATCGCCCGTACCGGGACGGGATCTTTGGCGTTCACCGCCACCGCCAACGGGAGCACCGTCAACCTCGGCCCGTTCCAGGACGCCCACGGCTTCAACTACACCGTCTACTGGAACGTCGGCGGCGGCGCCGGCAGCCACCGCCTGCTCAATGCCGGCACCGGCCTGGTCCTGGGCGTCCAGAACATGTCCACCGCCGACGGTGGGCGGGCCGTCCAGTGGGGCGACACCGGGACCGCCGACCACAACTGGGTCGTCGTGCCGGACGGCGACGCGGTCAAGCTGCGCAACGTCCACAGTGGCAAGGTGCTCGGCGTCGAGAACATGTCGACCGCCGACAACGCCCGGGTCCTGCAGTGGGCGGACAACGGGACCGCCGACCACCGCTGGCAGCTGCTCGCCAACGGCGACGGCACCTACCGGATCCGCAACGTCAACAGCGGCAAGCTGCTGGGCATCCTCAACGGCTCCACCGCCTGGGGCGCGGAGGCCGTCCAGGAGTCCGACAACGGCACCGCCGACAACCGCTGGCGGCTGCTCGCCAACAGCTGA
- a CDS encoding RICIN domain-containing protein translates to MRTRAWRRRLAAVIVTALASGVLLGLGATGAAAATVDTSAWYVLVNRNSGKALDVYNLATTDGARITQWARNDGANQQWQFVDSGGGYYRLKSRHSGKVLDVYNRSTADGAAVVQWADGNGANQQFRLADSAGGYVRLVNRNSGKVVEVQNASTSDGANVVQYADWGGANQQWQLVQVGSSGGTGTYTNPVVWQDFADGDIIRVGDAYYYSASTMHYSPGAPILRSYDLVNWEYAGHSVPSLDFGSNAYNLTGGRAYVKGIWASTLNYRRSNSTYYWIGCVEFNRTYVYTAAAVDGAWQKRAQINNCYYDAGLLVDDNDTMYVAYGNGTISVAQLSADGFSQVRAQQVFQTPSSVGTLEGARFYKRNGSYYIWLTRPANGQYVLKSSSPFGPYEMRQVLLDMPGPIAGGGVPHQGGLVQTQNGDWYYMAFVDAYPGGRMPALAPISWSADGWPTVQTVNGAWGTTYPKPNIPASGRTVQPMTGADTFGATTLGHRWEWNHNPDNSRWSAGDGLRLQTATVTNDLYAARNTLTHRIQGPSSTATIELDYSTMADGDRAGLAMLRDSSAWIGVRRDSGATRVVMANNLTMNSSWNTTSTGTEQAGVPVSGGRIWLRVNADIRPGSGRQARFSYSTDGTTFTGLGPAFTLNNAWQFFMGYRFGMFNYATQALGGSVTVRRFDLTTP, encoded by the coding sequence ATGAGAACTCGGGCGTGGCGGCGCCGACTGGCTGCCGTGATCGTGACAGCGCTGGCCAGCGGGGTGCTGCTCGGTCTCGGCGCGACCGGCGCCGCGGCGGCGACGGTGGACACCAGCGCGTGGTACGTGCTGGTCAACCGGAACAGCGGCAAGGCACTCGACGTCTACAACCTCGCGACCACCGACGGGGCGCGGATCACGCAGTGGGCCCGCAACGACGGCGCCAACCAGCAGTGGCAGTTCGTGGACTCCGGCGGCGGCTACTACCGGTTGAAGTCACGGCACTCGGGCAAGGTGCTCGACGTCTACAACCGCTCGACCGCCGACGGCGCGGCCGTCGTGCAGTGGGCCGACGGCAACGGTGCCAACCAGCAGTTCCGGCTCGCCGACTCGGCCGGCGGCTACGTCCGGCTCGTCAACCGCAACAGCGGCAAGGTGGTCGAGGTGCAGAACGCGTCGACGTCCGACGGCGCCAACGTCGTGCAGTACGCCGACTGGGGCGGCGCCAACCAGCAATGGCAGCTCGTCCAGGTCGGCTCGTCGGGCGGCACCGGGACCTACACCAACCCGGTGGTGTGGCAGGACTTCGCCGACGGCGACATCATCCGGGTGGGCGACGCCTACTACTACTCGGCTTCCACCATGCACTACTCCCCCGGCGCGCCGATCCTGCGTTCCTACGACCTGGTCAACTGGGAGTACGCCGGCCACTCGGTGCCCAGTCTCGACTTCGGCTCCAACGCGTACAACCTCACCGGCGGCCGTGCCTACGTGAAGGGCATCTGGGCCTCGACGCTGAACTACCGGCGCAGCAACAGCACCTACTACTGGATCGGCTGCGTCGAGTTCAACCGCACCTACGTCTACACCGCCGCGGCGGTCGACGGGGCCTGGCAGAAGCGGGCACAGATCAACAACTGCTACTACGACGCCGGGCTGCTGGTCGACGACAACGACACGATGTACGTCGCCTACGGCAACGGCACGATCAGTGTCGCCCAGCTCTCGGCCGACGGCTTCAGCCAGGTGCGGGCACAGCAGGTGTTCCAGACCCCGTCGAGCGTCGGCACCCTCGAAGGTGCCCGTTTCTACAAGCGGAACGGCAGCTACTACATCTGGCTGACCCGGCCCGCCAACGGGCAGTACGTGCTCAAGTCGAGCAGCCCGTTCGGCCCGTACGAGATGCGCCAGGTCCTGCTCGACATGCCCGGCCCGATCGCCGGCGGCGGCGTGCCGCACCAGGGCGGCCTCGTCCAGACGCAGAACGGTGACTGGTACTACATGGCCTTCGTCGACGCGTACCCCGGCGGCCGGATGCCGGCCCTCGCGCCGATCTCGTGGAGCGCCGACGGCTGGCCGACGGTCCAGACCGTCAACGGCGCGTGGGGCACCACCTATCCCAAGCCGAACATCCCCGCGTCGGGACGCACCGTGCAACCGATGACCGGCGCCGACACGTTCGGCGCCACGACGCTCGGGCATCGCTGGGAGTGGAACCACAACCCCGACAACAGCAGGTGGTCGGCGGGCGACGGCCTGCGGCTGCAGACCGCGACGGTCACCAACGACCTGTACGCGGCCCGGAACACGCTGACGCACCGCATCCAGGGGCCGTCGTCCACCGCGACCATCGAGCTCGACTACTCCACCATGGCCGACGGCGACCGAGCGGGCCTGGCCATGCTGCGCGACTCGTCGGCGTGGATCGGCGTCCGCCGGGACAGCGGGGCGACCCGCGTCGTCATGGCCAACAACCTGACGATGAACAGCAGTTGGAACACCACGAGCACCGGCACGGAACAGGCCGGAGTGCCGGTGTCGGGCGGCCGGATCTGGCTGCGGGTGAATGCCGACATCCGCCCCGGGTCCGGTCGCCAGGCCCGCTTCTCCTACAGCACCGACGGCACCACGTTCACCGGACTCGGTCCCGCGTTCACGCTCAACAACGCCTGGCAGTTCTTCATGGGCTACCGGTTCGGGATGTTCAACTACGCCACCCAGGCACTCGGCGGGTCCGTCACCGTGCGCCGCTTCGACCTCACCACACCCTGA
- a CDS encoding sigma-70 family RNA polymerase sigma factor — protein MRASGVDVTELVTAARSGDHAARDELVVRFLPLVYTVVGRALRGDPDLDDVVQETMLRAVRDLPALREPASFRSWLLAITVRQVGTHLHRRGIAERRTVPLADAADLPDPDADVDDRTMLHVALTGQRRQVARASRWLDPADRMLVSLWWLEQAGQLTRAELTEAAGLSAAHAGVRLQRARQQLEVSRAVVVALDARPRCAILRAACAGWNGVPGPLWRKRLSRHVRSCPACRGTTAGLIPTDRLLPAALLPVPAVVTAATLGKVQAAPAGVVASPGRALLGKLAGTVSTRPALTLLAAGVIAAGAALLVPQSSPEPTPPAPTVAAPPAPSPNAAGLPPGPVSLESVDRPGRYAAIAASVGVLVPVDEAGGQSAAFDVTPGLADPDCFTLRARDGRYLRHMSWRVRLSWPDGSALFRGDATFCARPGVAPGSVALESANYPGWHLRHRHGELWVDLVPVGADSSFRVRAALR, from the coding sequence ATGCGCGCCTCCGGTGTGGACGTCACGGAGCTGGTCACCGCGGCGCGCTCCGGCGACCACGCCGCGCGCGACGAGCTCGTCGTGCGGTTCCTGCCGCTGGTCTACACCGTGGTCGGCCGGGCGCTGCGGGGCGATCCGGATCTCGACGACGTCGTGCAGGAGACGATGCTGCGGGCCGTACGCGATCTGCCAGCTCTGCGCGAGCCTGCCAGCTTCCGGTCGTGGCTGCTGGCGATCACCGTCCGCCAGGTCGGCACGCACCTGCACCGCCGCGGGATCGCCGAACGCCGCACCGTGCCGCTGGCCGACGCCGCCGACCTGCCCGACCCGGACGCCGACGTGGACGACCGGACGATGTTGCACGTAGCCCTCACCGGTCAACGCCGGCAGGTGGCCCGGGCCAGCCGCTGGCTCGACCCGGCGGACCGGATGCTGGTCTCGCTGTGGTGGCTCGAGCAGGCGGGCCAGCTCACCCGGGCGGAGCTGACGGAGGCGGCCGGCCTGTCCGCCGCCCACGCGGGTGTTCGGCTCCAGCGCGCACGCCAGCAACTCGAGGTGAGCCGGGCCGTGGTCGTCGCCTTGGACGCGCGGCCACGGTGCGCGATCTTGCGCGCGGCCTGCGCCGGCTGGAACGGGGTCCCGGGACCGTTGTGGCGCAAGCGCCTGAGCCGGCACGTGCGGTCCTGCCCGGCGTGCCGCGGCACGACGGCGGGCCTGATTCCCACCGATCGGCTGCTCCCGGCCGCACTGCTGCCGGTGCCCGCGGTCGTGACGGCCGCGACCCTCGGCAAGGTCCAGGCGGCGCCGGCCGGCGTCGTCGCGTCGCCGGGCCGCGCGCTGTTGGGCAAGCTCGCCGGCACCGTCAGCACGCGTCCCGCCCTGACGCTGCTGGCGGCCGGCGTGATCGCCGCGGGTGCGGCCCTGTTGGTGCCACAGTCGTCGCCCGAACCGACGCCGCCGGCGCCGACCGTGGCCGCTCCTCCTGCCCCGTCGCCGAACGCCGCCGGACTCCCACCCGGACCCGTCTCGCTCGAGTCGGTTGATCGACCCGGCCGGTACGCGGCCATCGCCGCGAGCGTCGGGGTGCTGGTCCCGGTCGACGAGGCCGGCGGGCAGTCGGCGGCGTTCGACGTGACGCCGGGCCTGGCCGATCCCGACTGCTTCACGCTGCGGGCCCGCGACGGCCGCTACCTGCGGCACATGTCCTGGCGGGTGCGGTTGAGCTGGCCGGACGGCAGCGCCCTGTTCCGCGGCGACGCCACGTTCTGCGCCCGCCCGGGCGTGGCGCCGGGCTCGGTCGCCCTCGAGTCCGCCAACTACCCGGGTTGGCATCTCCGCCACCGGCATGGGGAGCTCTGGGTCGATCTGGTCCCCGTCGGCGCCGACTCCTCCTTCCGCGTCCGGGCCGCCCTGCGGTGA
- a CDS encoding endo-1,4-beta-xylanase: MRHATPRARPFRLAVSLLAAALAVLAALVPAGPAAAGTTLGASAAEKGRYYGAAIPAFKLSDSQFVGILNREFNSVTPENEMKWDATEPQQGQFTFGNADRIVNHAQANGMLVRGHALLWHAQQPGWAQSLSGTALRNAMVNHVTRVAANYRGRIHSWDVVNEAFADGGSGGRRDSNLQRTGNDWIEVAFRTARAADPGAKLCYNDYNTDGINAKSTGIYNMVRDFKARGVPIDCVGFQSHLGTTVPGDYQANLQRFADLGVDVQITELDIAQGGNQANAYAQVTRACLAVARCTGITVWGVRDSDSWRGNDNPLLFDRSGNKKAAYDAVLNALNAGGGNPNPSGPVDTTAWYVVVNRNSGKALDVYNLATNDGARIAQWARNDGANQQWQFVDSGGGYYRVRSRHSGKVLDVYNFSTADGGAIVQWSDVNGTNQQFRLADSSGYVRLISRHSGKAVEVQGASTADGGAVVQYADWGGANQQWQLVRVG; this comes from the coding sequence ATGCGACACGCGACCCCCCGTGCCCGTCCGTTCCGCCTCGCCGTGTCTCTGCTGGCCGCGGCGTTGGCCGTGCTCGCCGCTCTCGTCCCCGCCGGACCAGCCGCCGCCGGCACCACGCTCGGCGCGTCGGCGGCGGAGAAGGGCCGCTACTACGGCGCCGCGATCCCGGCCTTCAAGCTCTCCGACAGCCAGTTCGTCGGCATCCTCAACCGCGAGTTCAACTCGGTGACTCCCGAGAACGAGATGAAGTGGGACGCCACCGAGCCGCAGCAGGGCCAGTTCACCTTCGGCAACGCCGATCGGATCGTCAACCACGCACAGGCCAACGGCATGCTGGTACGCGGACACGCGCTGCTGTGGCACGCGCAGCAACCCGGCTGGGCGCAGAGCCTCTCCGGCACCGCGCTGCGCAACGCGATGGTCAACCACGTCACCCGTGTCGCCGCGAACTACCGCGGCCGGATCCACTCCTGGGACGTGGTCAACGAGGCGTTCGCCGACGGCGGCAGCGGTGGCCGGCGCGACTCCAACCTGCAGCGCACCGGGAACGACTGGATCGAGGTCGCCTTCCGCACCGCGCGCGCGGCCGACCCGGGCGCGAAACTCTGCTACAACGACTACAACACCGACGGGATCAACGCGAAGTCGACCGGCATCTACAACATGGTCCGCGACTTCAAGGCCCGCGGCGTGCCGATCGACTGCGTCGGCTTCCAGTCGCACCTCGGCACGACGGTGCCCGGTGACTACCAGGCCAACCTGCAGCGGTTCGCCGACCTCGGTGTCGACGTGCAGATCACCGAGCTCGACATCGCCCAGGGCGGCAACCAGGCCAACGCCTACGCCCAGGTGACGCGGGCCTGCCTCGCCGTCGCCCGGTGCACCGGCATCACGGTCTGGGGTGTGCGCGACAGCGACTCCTGGCGCGGCAACGACAACCCGCTCCTGTTCGACCGGTCCGGCAACAAGAAGGCCGCGTACGACGCCGTGCTCAACGCGCTGAACGCCGGCGGCGGCAACCCGAACCCGTCCGGTCCGGTCGACACCACCGCCTGGTACGTGGTCGTCAACCGCAACAGCGGCAAGGCGCTCGACGTCTACAACCTCGCCACCAACGACGGCGCCCGGATCGCTCAGTGGGCCCGCAACGACGGGGCCAACCAGCAGTGGCAGTTCGTCGACTCCGGCGGCGGCTACTACCGGGTCCGCTCGCGACACTCCGGCAAGGTGCTCGACGTCTACAACTTCTCCACCGCCGACGGTGGCGCCATCGTCCAGTGGAGCGACGTCAACGGGACCAACCAGCAGTTCCGGCTCGCCGACTCGAGTGGCTACGTGCGGCTGATCAGCCGGCACAGCGGTAAGGCCGTCGAGGTGCAGGGCGCGTCGACGGCGGACGGCGGCGCCGTCGTGCAGTACGCCGACTGGGGCGGCGCCAACCAGCAGTGGCAGCTCGTGCGGGTCGGCTGA